acttctttttttttatttggcttgTGACCCAATGACTTGGTTCTCGTTCTTATTTTTGGCTTGCCCCAGACACTTTGGCGTCGacttttaggttgttgcactTTGGTACCCCAGTTATCAAAACTTTGATTGCTCtctgtattttattttgaccGATACGACTGCAGGATAGGTCAGGTGTCAACAATCAGCAAACCATTTGTTATTTTCCTGCAGTCAATGAAGATTGATTTCAGTCATAAGAAAGGAACGGAGGGCTACCGGAGAGGTGCTAAATAACTCTGCTCTCTGAGATAAATTATGCGCAATTTCACCTCCTCAAAAAAATCAGCATGAACTTATTCAGCACTTTAAAGCTTAAGTAATACAAACTAAGCTTTCGCTGCTTAAAGCTAAAAATCTATATTTTATGACAAAAAGCTCAATTTTATGAGCATGTACTTTGAAACGTTTTTAACATGCCGTTACTTTTAAAGAAAGACTTGGGCATCTGCATAAGGCGACATATCCTTGTGAATTTACAAGGAAAGAACGATGCAGTCGATCGCGTCGACTTACAGGTACGTGTTATTCCCGCTAGAGGAAGTGCGTTGGAGATGTGTATAGATATGGATGGGTATATTTATAGAACATATACTGATAGAAATTTACGAAACTAatacaaattcaaataatatcaaaaaattttgaaatgtgtgggtgtggcagTTTTGGGAGGTTTGTAGGCCTTATAGTGGGCGTGGTAATGTTTCAAAAAACTTGCGTCGATTTCGTCTCTAGAATATGTATCCTTAATCTCAACATTCCAGCTTTTATAATTCCTTAGATCTCGACGATGGACAGACGGACAGGGCCAGATCGACtgggctattgatcctgatcaagaatatataagctttatatggtcggaaacgcttccttcttcttcttagatacttttcaacgaatctagtatataCTTTAAGTCttcgagtaacgggtataagaAGTATAATTTGAACAGTATATTGTTTTTTATAAAGAACTAAAGAGGTTAAAGTACTTGACCGGTAAATGAATCTTACTTCTAGTACTTACCAAATCATCCCACATTAAAGCAACTGATTAAATAATGATATTGAAGATTGCACACATTTGTATATAGAGAGTGGGAGAGAGCGATATCTTCCTCCATATGGCTGTCCTAAACCTGCCGACTCACGTTTGCCGGCATGACAGGTTGGGTTGCCCCATTAGCCGAGAGTTTCTTTTGATGAAGCAAACTCGTAGAAGTGTGTTCCTCTGGAGACGTATTCGTTTGATACCACTGCCATGAAATGTAACCCATTGGGTTAGTATGGTTGCGTTTGTAAAGCTGATGTCATCATCATTTAGCCAAAAAACCTGAGACTTATTCCACTGGTCCATCCATAAATAGCCATCATTTGAAAAGATAAAGTGTAATTAAGAAATAGTGTAATTAAGAAATACGTGTTATTCGTATTTCAATGGTCCTTTTATCAAatcagattttttttttaatatttacatattttccTTCTTCCATGACAAACCGTAAAAGGCAGCGTTTTTAAGTGCAGATAAAGGAAAGTAGTGGATTTAGACAGCGTTTGAAACTCCCTTAGGTTGTGATAAAACAATAATTGAATAAACTAAGAACTGAcgattatatatgtatgcattaAGCTGTTTACGAGTACCTAGCATAGCCTACTCTGCGTTGGTTTAGTAAATACAATGGCtttcttacttttttttaGATCACGTTGCCTTGCTGAAACTGTCAGTGTTTGGACTTGCCTATCACAAGCCAGATGGCAAAACATTAGAAGTAAAATTGTCTGTGAACACACAAAATCACACGAACAAATCTCGGAAAAAAAAACTGTACAAAATTTTACCGATTCGCTCTCGACCagatttaaaattttgtttCGGCCGAACTTCAAATTAGGAATACAAAAGAACGGTGTGTCGAGTGTGTACCAAAATCAAATCGTGTTTAGCTAGCTGGTGAGTCTTATTGGAAGCTCTACATATTCCGAATATTAGTGAAATTTGTCCCCATTCCCGAATCGCATTTGGTTTTACATGACATACGCACACAAATGGAAGTCTTACTTGTAATTGCATATGTGTGGGCACGCTGTTTTCGGAGTAATCGGTTGGGATTAACTTTGAAATTAatactttttttaatttgcctTTTCAGACGTCTGGATATATGCTACTTTGACTAGTCGTTAACTATTTTCAAGTGATCGGAAGCAAACGTAGACTCGATTAACCATGGGTAAAAAGGGCAAAGGAAAGAAGGGCAAGAAGCCCGCGGCAGTTGTGGCTCCCATCGAGGCACCACCATGTCCTCCGTGTCCGGAACCACCAAAGCAGATGCAACCACTTGACGCTTGTCCAGAGTCTAGCGGACCCCACGATGTCCTTCGGGCTCAACCGAATCATTACCCGGCTCTTCTTCGTATTCCGGAAACGATGGCGGTAGTGGGCTCTGAGAATGGATGCTACGATAGCATTTGCAAGCTCCTGAGAGCCGGATTCCGGTGTGCCGAGCGAGTTTTCGTGATGGCCCCTTGGGGCAACTACGTGGTGTTCCGGTATCACAACAATAATGACTTTATTTACTTTCTGTTTGATGGATGCACCTGCGATGTTAATAGGTTCCGCTATCTAGACCTCAGCTGCGGAACTGCCGGATTTCTTTTCTTCGATAATATGCACGACGTCATTAGTTATATTATCCAGTCTCGAAAGACGCGTCTATATCTGGAGAATCTAAACAAGATTGCCATCGATCAGATTGTGGAGGAGTATGGCGCTGTAACGTACACCCAAAAGGCGAAATGTATGCGATTCGCTTAAATGGGTCCCATATGACTTCTAACAAAAGAGAGGAACGCAATCACACGACGAGGATAATACTGGACGCCAGGCTTTGCTTTAAACATTTAACATATTTTGGTACAATCTttatcaataaataataatcactTTGGAAGCAAATAAGACCAATTTGCATAGCCTTAATACCAATAGCGGTGATAGCGTTAAACCAAAGCGTTTATTTTACATCTCCAAGTTAATCCTTTTGTAAAGTTTTGCTAGGCAAGTCGAGGTTAGCGTACGATCAAAAGAAGCTAAATAACAA
The Drosophila mauritiana strain mau12 chromosome X, ASM438214v1, whole genome shotgun sequence DNA segment above includes these coding regions:
- the LOC117147712 gene encoding uncharacterized protein LOC117147712, whose protein sequence is MGKKGKGKKGKKPAAVVAPIEAPPCPPCPEPPKQMQPLDACPESSGPHDVLRAQPNHYPALLRIPETMAVVGSENGCYDSICKLLRAGFRCAERVFVMAPWGNYVVFRYHNNNDFIYFLFDGCTCDVNRFRYLDLSCGTAGFLFFDNMHDVISYIIQSRKTRLYLENLNKIAIDQIVEEYGAVTYTQKAKCMRFA